The Mastacembelus armatus chromosome 20, fMasArm1.2, whole genome shotgun sequence DNA segment AATGGTGAGTCATGACGCCATGAGCCACATACACCGATGGCACTTCAGACAGACTAAAGACCTCTGCATGCTGATGTAGCTCTGCACTTACAGAAGCAACATGTTGACAAGGGCATCAGAGCAGTGCCAGTATGCTTGGACCCTATGGAACCCATGCAGAAAGGGTGCAGGTCATCACTGCCAACAATATTTGGAGCCTCACTTGCTGCAGTTCTCTTCTCAAGAAAAGTTTCTCTTTAGAATGAAATAACGCTCTTCAGTGCAGTAGctaaagaaaaggaagagaagacaTTGCCAAACCACTGCATGTATGTGGGTAATGCAGGTGTGATTGAGATATTTGGTTTAGGTGGTACAGAGACGCACTCCAAGGTGAGTGTAGACAATTTTCTCATCAGTGCAGTAGCACAGGGATAGGACCCATAGCAATAACCCAGAGGGTTGCACAACAGGTTAAATAAGGTTTTATTAATGGACATATATGATATAAACATTCGATATATTAAAAAATCAAAGATTAATTAATATATGTGATAAATAACAGTGGACATTTTAAAGTACTGTAGTTTTCCAGTTCAACAACTGAGTAAGATGTTGAACTGGAACATTCTTGTTACAGTATTTCTGATTTTACCAACTTGATTCCTAAGCAGCGCTGCCACACAGATCTACAGCAGTGACCTCATATGACCCCAAACCATCTGTGTTCaacttttcatttcagtcagAGCTGTATGCTGGTAATGAAGAACTCAACGTGTCACTACACAATAACAAGTCAGACACAAGCAATGAGTAATGGTCCCCTGAGAatctctgtcactgtcaaatGTCTAAACAACACATTACTATGACACAAATACTACTAACCACTAGGTCTACAAGGCTATGAAATAATGAACATTAATTCATAGTCCTGTAGAGACTTTACAGACGAGCTAAACATTGCCAATTAGGTGTAACTGACCCAAAATATCAAACACTACAGATGGATAAATAGGTTCAGCACCATAACACCAGATTTGCCAGCAATACACAACTGTAAGCATTATCATTATGAAAACACCAGTGTACAGGTTCACACATAATGAAAGGAACATTTTTGTCTCAAAATTCTGCCTGCCTGTGTTTCACTCTCCttgtttttatctctttctcttgctctttccatctatccatcttaGTGGTTCAGATCAATAGAGTTGGCCTAAGGCACAGACCTTTGCACTAAAACCAATTGTTCCAGGAAGTCTGCCCTAGCCAGGCTGTTTTCTGTGAAGCCTGTCTGATTTTTGCATCCTACAAATGTGTTGCAATTGACATTTACTGTCTCCAAAACAATCTCTAAAAGCCTAATTTGTTTGTGCAGATTTAGCAGAGTTATTGCACAAAAACTAAGGAGTTTTTTACTTACGCCTCACTTCTTCTTTCCAAGAGTTGTAAGAGAAAGTCAGTATCATTCTTGTCAGTATATTGAGGCTAAAGTAGCAATTGGTTAATCAAGaacagtaacaaaaataactcccaataaaacaaaaacatttgatatttgaTTCAACGTTAAAAATGCTTGGAGACCTAAAATCAGCACAAGTGATGAAAACTACTATTAGAATCCTCATGCAGCACCTGTAAAGCCCTAACTTGTCCCCTTTCTACCTTGGTAAAGAttaaacacacaagacaaaacattttatttagggAACTGACAAGTGAACTTTGCTACCTGTTTACTGTTTCCTCAACACATATggtaagctaagctaactgccTGCTACCTCTTTTTTACTGTATCCTACTGACATTACAGTGGTTTTGTCTGAAGATTTTCAGTTGTCGAAGTTATCGAGAAGCTGAGTCATGCCAACTGGACTTCTActttttaggttgaaacatttcaacactaatccaagtggcttcttcagtctaaggAAAAGCTGGTAGGAAACTCACACTTATCTATCTGGTTGGTTTTACTCCAGTCCTtagcctgaataggcttgttatGTGGACTATGTAAATGGGTGAACTAGTCTCTGTCTCATTGTGTTCGTGGGTCTGAAGTGAACCGGTATgttaagcctctctgaaacacctgctacataagggatgaccaggtttttcctctgtggatcacAAGCCTCAGCTTGTTTTCCTGCCTGATGTGGACCATGCAAATGGGGCGAGGTTACAATCTCAAAAAATTCACAGCAACAATCAATGATTGTATTTCCCAGtgtcaaacatttcttttaaaatctgaCCTTGAAAATATAAGTTTGTGCACAGATAACCAGggaactgtttttaaaaacctaCATTCACCTACAGCAGGATAAAGAAAAGGAGAGTGAAATGTACCTGTCTACCAAACATCTGCTCTGCATCCAGGCAGCCACAGGATGCTACTGTGAGGGTAATATAAACAAGTGAACTGTGTGAAATTGTAAAGTACCTCACTGGATAAAATGCTGACTCATGCCACCCCTCTCATTCACTGGCACACATACTAAGTAACGtgcaagaaaatgaaagagaaataaagacaagtaatttatttttgacacaATACATTCACTATTCTCTTACAAACAATATAGATAATGTATAGAAGAGTAAGAGACATGGagcaaacatttttcaaaactgGATGCCATCTACCCACTTCAAAACAAATGTAAGTAGTCATGTGGCCAGTTCTCTTTTAATATGAGCAATTTCGCTACTGCATTTTCTTCACAATGCCAGATCATGTCATCAAGCAAAAGTGTGTGATAAAAAGTATTTATAAGGTTATCAGTGGTATCACATTTATTGTGACGTATACTGCAGAATGATGCAATATTGGACTATGTAGCAGAAATTGGCACTCTTCTTCTCATACTGCACATCAGCACTTGGAGCCACGGAGAGAGGCACAGCTTAAATATAAATGGATTTTTCTCCCACAAATATCAGGTCATGATCTATCATTTAAGGAGAATTTTACTGGGCATTAGGAGCCTATTACAATACTGTCACCACTCTAAGCTTTCCTCAGCATCAAGTCCTCCTCCATTGGGATCATGAATTGAAGAAGTTGAGCAAGAGGAGGGTGACTGCATGGTCATTGTAGCAAAGTTCACTCCCCATGATATAAATGTCTGACAGTCTGTTATTCTGTTGCAtcaataaaatgctttttgctAGATAATGTTGCCTCTAACATGATATGTTTATCATAGATATTTGGGGCTGTTTTagttgatgttttttcaggtcATTACAGGCATCATTAACTTCCCCAGCCCAAATCCCTTACCAACCTGGCTAATATACTGTAGGGAAAATGTTTCAGGGCAGAAATTGTGACGGCTTTGCATTCACTGTCAGTGCAAAGTCTTCCAAAAAAGATGTTGTGTGTACTGTAGCTCttctctgcaaacacacacactgtgcggACACTTACTGAGATAATGCATTCCCTGGCCCTTAAATCGAATTGTAACTTGAACCTTAAAGCCAAGTATTAACCTTTAAAAGCTCTTTGAAGATATGTGAAAACATGAAGACTGCCCAAAATGTCCTCagttttctaaaatgtcaaTACTATAGTCTAAAACTCAGACTTGTCCTTGCAGTAATAGAGCCATACAAATGCATATACACATAAAATCAAGCACCTTCTGGGTGTATTTCTTTAGTTGACTGTTTTCCTCCAATGAGAGAACTAAACAAGGGTTGTCATTGGTGTCTGAGGCTGTATAGTTTGCAGACCCAGCTGGCCACTCACAAGGGAGAAAATTAAAGTCTAAAAATGGCAGCAATTTTCTTCCAAGATTAGCCTGTGAGGAAACCAAGAAAGATGAGTGTAATGAAGCTTTATGTCACTAAATTTACCCGTTCGGTGGCTTGGCTGTGGATTCTTTCTTAATTATTTGGTGTTAAActcttttttaagttttgattaACGAACAGGCTTGTAATTATGTTGTAAACgagcagaaaagaagaaaaaaaaacaacatggaaaATATATGAAGAGCACAATACATTCACTGATCAGATCAGAACTGATCCACATATGGATGTtcattaatcaataatttacAGCTTTCTCCAAAATTCTCTTTGCACTGGTTGAACAATGGAGAAAATGATAACCTCTGATGTTTGGATTCACTCATTGTTTACTAAAGAGGGCCATCTACTGGAGAACTACCTATATTAAACTATATTCAAATAACTCTAAATGTACATACTTGAATATTTTTAGTCATTCTAAATCTAattatttgcaaaaataaataaataaaaatctgtgtaGGAGAATAAAGTTAATACTTTCTGCATCACCAGACAGGATATTAATGTTTTCACTCAAGGCTCAATGGTCCTTGCCCTCAAAATCCATATCCCTTGTTTAGCCATTACTCTGACTCAAATGTCTGAATAACTGCCTTTATGTTCCTATAAGTCTATTACTAGCCCACAATACCCTTGGCTCCTGGTTTACATCAAGCTGTTAGAGCAGCTTGATGTGACAGCAAACAATAATATGAAGGTCACTCTCATGAAAATGTGTGGCAACCTGAAGTCTTACATGGTGCATCTCAATCAGTAGAAGCAATGGGTGACACCATGTAATttcttagtatagtgtgtgtaAGTCAATAATGTAATGTAGTCCTGTACAGCTCTTCTCTCTATATTTATTCAGTATGATATTAAAGATGAAGTGTATCCTGGGTGCAGTTACATAGAACAGGtcatgtaaaatgttaaaaatatggTTTCACATGGTGTCTCACACAGCGTCTCTCACCCCATAACAGTTGCTGTTCTAATTCAATTGTGAAGTTTGTGATAAAAATCAATTCATCACAGATGCTGTTAACCcttcttttcattttggctAATTATATTGGATTTACTGCCAGTTGGTTTTGGAAAAATAAGCATCTTTTCAAGGTGATGACCGACCAGAAAGGGAAACCTCTTGAAATCCTATTACCCAGAGGCATGCTTTATTTTACTGCTATCAGCAGCGATGGCATATCAGCAGCATGGCAATTGTTTTTAACTATTGCTCCCACACTAATTCTATCACTATGGCCAGACTTGCCTACAGTGTGGACATTAaactcagttttctcttttataAGTGGTTGCATGTCTGATAATGCAGTCAAggtcatatatatatacctgatttttataaaaatgttcagTAATCTCTACCAAAATGTTTGTTGACTTTGCAAGTGGTCACATACACAACTAAGCTAACAAGGACAAACTGCTTCTGTTGCTCCATCCATACAAATTCCATCTTCACCTGACCATCAGAGTCCTGATGTTGGATCAGGTAGTGCTCACCATCAAAGTCACAGAAAACGGTCTTTTGCAGAACTATTGAAACAGGACAACTGAAACACCAGAAGGGTTTCCTGAATTCATCCAATAGAGTCAAACTCATGATGCAGCAGTTCTGGTGAGAAGAAAAGTAAATGTATTAAGACTTATTTTCAATGAAAACTATTGGGTTATGAATTCATTCAGATTTCACCCCTATGTATACTATACAATGCTAGCTTCTTTATATATAACAGATCTATTATGCTGAgtaaactgacaaaaacaaataaataaaaaataataacatggGATATTTCAACTGTAGCTAACCTGCAActctaaaaacaacattttaatagGTCTCctaccaaaataataaaactggaatgttgtctctttatttttgcactttttacTATATGTTAGAAAGATATTTAGGATGCATAATGTAGGATGCACTACATGTTTTTTCATTCTAAAAACATGTAGTGGAACACCATGCAAGTAGCTGATAATACATGTACAGCATTACCTCCACCTCACCCTGCAGGGCCTCACACCTCCAGGGCAGTGTGATGTTGCCTGTAAGAGGTGTGTGCTGAAACACATTTCTCTTGCTAATGGCAGTCAACTGAATGAGTCCATCATGGATCTGAGCTGGTCAAAGACAATAGCACAAATGTTTTAACACTGTTTTAGTGTTACTTAATGAATGCATACAAGTTCAAATATGAAAGTATCAGAGTAAAACTTTTGTTAGAAAATCACATGAGCTGGGTATTGATGTTACCTGGATTTAAATCTACAGACAATATAATGACCTTCAAATATATGTAACTGTATTCTGAATGTAATTGCAATTGTGAACATAACAGGTGTTTGTATCAAGCAGGTAGATTCAGGAAAATAGTTCAGACATGGGCAAACAACTTccatgtagaaaacaaacatccacTCACAGGAGAGGCAACAGTTCAAACAAAGGTTAGACAACTGCCCAGATACAAAGAATAACAACTGTCCATACACAGGAGAGACAAAGAGTTCAGAACAAGGGTGGATAAGTCAAAATCCAACAGGGGAAACCAGACATTGGCAAAACAGGATGCAGGTAAGGAATACTGGCAGCGATTCACAAGAGGCACTTCTACATGGATACTGCTGTCAGAGAGTAAGCCATCCATCAGCTGTACCCATTTACCTTGCAAAAGGGTCACAGGTTTAAAGCCAaactcttgctgtgaggtaacagtgctgaccactgcACTGCTAACCACTGTGCCATGCTAATACCAAAACTATAAAATAACACTTACATGTTCAAATGCAATGTGCAAATGTGCAGGATGGTGCATATCATTCATACAGCACAATCTGCTAAACAATGCTGGTGATATATAGAGGTCGAAAGACAGCATTTACTACTCGATGGCCTGTGAAGTCTTTCTATGTTGGACTTATGGCTAGGGACACATAactataaatacagtatgtaatatCAGAAAATTCTCAGATTTTTAAAAGACTGCTCTTATAAGAGAGCCTAGAGGTTTTAAAAGGCTTATACACTAGattttgtcatcatcatttcaCAGTGACTTAGTGAGTATTAGTATAAATAGATTACTTCTCCGGCAGAAGAGCTGGGAAAAGCAGGCAGACATGAAGTCGCATACAGTGTTGTGGAGAACCATGTGTAGTTGGTAACCATGGAGACCATATTCAGGGTCTATGTCATCAAAGGGGGCTTTGACCAATGGCTCCACATAGGGGctggcaaaagaaaaatgttgaaaggtaaacaacactgacactgtgtTAGGTGAAGAAAACTTTAAGAAAGGTTTCTCATCAATGTTTTTCAGAAGTGTATCATTTCAGTGGACTGTAATCATGCTATTACATTGTGCTCTCAAAAGAAACCAGAAGAGGGGGCTATGTCCACGCAAAGCTGAAGCGCAAGGCTCAcaaaaggtaaaagaaaaatcaatagcACTGAAGTGCTGATGATTCTGTCTACCCCCTCGGATAATCAGTGAAGCATTTTCAAAACAAGACAACTACAGTAATAAACATAACgaagttttgttttcaaatgcacaaagaagaacattttttaaaaaaaaagatacttttttaaatgtctaCTTTAGACTGCTCATCACAGTTTATGGCATAGATGTGGACAACTCTTGTGAGCAACTCAACCAAGAGTCACTTTTCCCTTCTCTGACTGTTCCATTTGATAGATTTTCCAATACTGAGAGTTGCCAGTATCCAaaggtgatttaaaaaaaaaaaatcactggtgTAACTAAACCTGACACATGACAAGAATAACCTTCTTTATATAAAAATTCTTTGTCATGCAGTGCATCATAGAGAAGCCACACCAGGAACATCAAATGAATCCTGTCACTTATCACATCCTTTCAATTTGAGCCCTAACCATCTGATGGTGACACACTGCATGCCAGGTGAATAAAAGGTGCAGCATACCATGCAGATGATCCCTGAATGCTTCTTTCCACTAGCCTGTGGAAGTGGAGGGTGAACATGACAAAGGCAACAGAGCACTGGCCctataaagaaaacattaactTGAAGTCTTTGTAAAATTTCCtgctaaaaaaaattaaaaattaaatccaattaaaaatgacaaatgattttatattttcttgttacagttacagtacaATAGATTAttgaataatatatatatttttttatttaccctCCAGATACCAATGACGATGCCAGGTTGCAGCAGCTTCAGTTCAACCAGTCTATCCTGACCAATGACCTGCATATCTTCAGTTAGAGTTTGCATGTCTAACTTTGCCATAAGGGACCTCCTGCCAGGTCTGACAGGGCAAGCAAATCAAACAGGTTTTACTTAGAGATGTGAAAAAGAGAAACGAGAACAGTTAGACAAAGAGTAGAGATGGACACCAGCTGTCTTACTTCTTCAGGCCGGGGCAGCTGAGGGCTATCCTCCTGACACCATGAAGTTGAAGGGTGGAAATCTGCTGGAGGTTAGGCAAGGAGCCTCCTCCACTCCAGCACAGCGTCAGAGATTTCTCAAAAAACTGGGACCAGCTCAGCTCCAGTGTGCCCTCATGCCCTGACTTATCAGTGACAGTCAATTCCCAGGTGATGTGCAAGTTTCTAGAATAAAGTATGacatatttttgtagttttgcacGTATGCTCTCTACTAAGAGTGATTGAGAAATACCTCACTTAATATTCTCAAATAACCACATGAAGACCTCAAGTGAATTGCAATGgttcaacaaaaatgaaatcttccaaacatttatttgaagcCATGCAATGCAAATGATTGGCCAGTATGTAACGCTGACTCTTGCTCTTTAAATCAGGCAAACTATGGGTTTAATAGCTATTACGTTCCTTTTGACAGCAGTAGGGAGTAGTATGACTGCAGTTAAGCTCTTCGTGCTAATGGAATGATAtgcaatgaatgaaatgaaaccacAGCTGTTGTGATAAATCTCTTGATCCAATTCTGTCTAAACTGTGATTCAGAGCTGCCCCTACTGTGATGCAGCTGGCGTCTTGCTGAGGCACCATCAAATATCAATTAAGTGGAGGAACAAAGCTAAAAACTAGAGCAGCCCAGGAGGCCCCAGATGACCCAGGGGATTTGACTCTGCATTGTCTGTATGTCTGGTGTCTCGTGAAATGATTATTACCAAGGTAAATCGCATGTTCCTCAGTGTCTCTATCAGACAAACACCCACAGGGAATTGTCTGAGTTGGTGGGATGCGGAAGGTGGGGGAAGGTGTgcgtgtatgcatgtgtgttggtgATGAGAGGTTAGGGGGCTAAGTAATTTATTTCAACCATTCAGACAGCCTCCGCAAAGAACACAATTATTTCTACTTCCCCTCAGTACCACAGTGACTGCCACAGAAGTCAAAATTGAGTGCTGCACAACCTCTAATCAGGGGTTATATAAACACAGCAGAACCTGCGGTGGGGGTGGCAAGAGAGCTTTCCCCTGTGTGCTGGCATCCCCTGGGCAGACATCACTTTCAGACAGAGACCTCCTTTCTCACCTTTAATAAGAAAGTGTCATTAAGTAAgatatgaaaaacaaaccatgctttgttttgattgcTAGCAGCTTGAACTGTCCTCCAGCCTGTACCCTTGAACTTACTTGATAGCAAGTGGGGAGTCCCCAAAGTTTTACTGTTTGCTAACCACAAACAGTGCAGGGGGTATGCATGGTACTTCCAAATGTAAAACAGACAtggcaagaaaaaaatctatCCCATGCTGATTACAGCCTCAGTGGCCAAAAGCTTCTGATTCCTCAAAATACATGGCAGCTCTCAATTAGTTTAACTCACCAACAACACTTGTCAGGTTACTCAAGTGTTTGCTAAGTGAAATCAAGTGCCTGGTACATTAAACAAATCATACACCTCAGGTACTTCATCTAAGTGGTTCTCAAAAGGAGCTTTTCCCTCACTGTCACTTACTTGAGGACCCGTTCTGTTTGGCTAGACAGCCCAGAGTGATGGCTGACAAGTCCAACTTGTCTTTTCCATATGTTCATGTCACATGAAGCTACGGTCTTGAAGAACAGCTGCTTCCAGTAGCCAGCAACCTGATCCTTCACCTCTACTGTGGCcatcttcagcagcagctcatcTATGCACTTAGGTTTTTGCCTTTTATTCCTGCCGAACTCTGTTATGTATATCTTGTTCCACAGAGAACTACATTGATAATGTTAGCAGGTATAGTAAAagataataatgaaaaaaaaaaagcattaaggTGAAAATTAGAGAAAACTATGTTAAATAGGTATAGTATGTTGGATATCACAAGACAAGACAGTTTGataaaacatttcctctttAGATTTCATAGAAATTAGCATTTGAGAAGTTATCACaaaatctatattttaaaagtaatgAAAGCATAAAACATTGCATCACATTATAAGAAGCCAAATTACCCTGATCAGTGTAGTACCACAGTATAGTATATACAGATTTTCTATCTGAAAAATACTTCACACTGACCTAAGAACTGCTTTTTAAGAGTCATTTGTGATGCTAGAAAGCTGTTGCTCTTCCTTGTTTACAAAACTCCACTTAAGGTATGTCTGCCTAAAGTGAGTCCTATGaacctttcatttaaaaaaaaaaaattatatagtAACATCATTCAATCTGTTTTGAGATTTTAAAAGTTTAGAAATCCATgtactgttttaaaataataagaaataaatagcgtaatgcatatttttttacaaaatacttATTCTAAAAACCTTATTCTCATAGATTACAAGACAATAAGCAAATAACTTcattatagagagagagacttaCTTATCATTGGCAAGCTGAAAGAAGAGCTTATTGATGTGGCTGATGCTGAAAAGATCAGAGGCATCCAGGTATGACAGAATCTTAATTAGGATCTCAGATGGCAGTCTACAGAAAAGATAATCAGACATCAGAACAAAGAAGTGACACCAGTGTTTTTATGCCACCTGTTATTCAGCATGCAGTTCTTCAGAGATACCTGATATAAGAAAAATGACTAAAGACTGGCTACTTGGCAATACGTGAATTTTGCTTCAGGgacaaataaagtttatctaatctttatcttatcttatcataCACTTCTggcaacaaaatgaaatgacctATGTCAGTCTGTACATTGGTAAATACGgtacacaaaagaaaaatatgatttaCTTACTGTCTTGTAACATGCTCTTATAAGATTTTAACATACAAATACATCAAAATCTCATTTGCTTCTGTAATTATTACCCCTTTCTGCATGGTTTACTGTCTTGAGACTAAATACTCTCGTTTTTTCTGtactatatttatattcatgttCACAATATCTACCTGGTTGAGCACTGACATTTTACAACAACCAGATGAAACTACTAAATACAacactaaatgaataaatcatatTTGGTGTTTCACCCAGGGAATGTAAAAAGTTTTAgctttaaaattcaaattactCAGATACTTAACCTCACACTGACATTTGGAGCTGTCAGCATTCTCAGGTGCTGTTTTAAGTCATTTTGGGCATTTAAGAGTTTGGAAAGAAGATTAGCTTGCTATGAATGAGTCAATCAAGTTGAATCTACAGTACTGACAAATGGCAGTAAACTGACACATCCTGTTATACTGCGTGCATTTTAAAGCGGTAACCAGAGGATTTCAGGAtctataaaataatatataacagatattttaattgttttcagacatttcaGACTGTATGCTGCCACACCCAAAAACTGAATGTCGGTAACCATCATGCATTGCACAAGTACATTaatttctacatgtatcgcaCACATTTAGTATACTATTGTATAGTCACAATTTTagctgtatttttgtttgagtaaaTCTAATTATTTGATTTGAGTTACCagttggtgctgctgctggagtcaTCTTGTGGGGCCTGAACAAAAGATGCACTCCAGGAAGCAGAGAGTTTAAATATAGGATGTGACCAATTAGACTGCACCAAGTGCTTCCAACTCCAAGAGGATtggatattttttgttttggaaaattgttattcatgtaGGTCATATTAGTATGTTCATGTATTGTTTTGGTCATTTGATTTGTGTATTGTTTCTTTATAACTGAAAGACCAGCTGTTATGTGTGTAGGTGTTATGTGTGTTTAGAGTTTGTTGCCTGCTCAGTCCCTCACAGAGACACTTTATCACACtctgattaaaaataacaatttggtATACAGGGCAAAAAGGTCAGAAGTCTTCATAATTTCAGACATATCTTTTTAGGCAGACTGTGACTGGAATAGACAACTCACTGACAGCTTAAGACAAAAAAAGCTACAAATCAGCTTTAAGTGTGCACAAACCACGACCTTGCTAAAAGTGAATGTCTGCTTTAATTGCATTAACCACATGGTTGCTATCTGTGACAGCTGTGAAGAAAGTCTATTGTTTTATTGCCGTATGAGACTGCTTCATTTGGACGTAACAGCTAGCGTTAGGCTACTTATGTGTCGTCCAACTGTATCGACTTTTGCTGTGCTATTATTGTGTTTTGCTACAAACCCCGTCTataaatccttcttctcacaggGCAATAAAGCCTTGACTTGCCACAGGTCCTGAACACAGCCTGGCTGAAGTGCTGGATGTCACCCAGGTGAAAATATGAGCATGTTGTGACAGATTACCTTTCGATAAAGTTGTGAGTGGACGCTGGAGATGACTTGTCAGCTCTTTTGGATGTCCTCACGGCTCGCACTGTGGAAATAACTGCTTTTGATGCCGCCATTTGTTTCTCTGGTTGGTCTTGACCCCTTTGAGACGGATACAAGGTAATTTATATTCGCAAGGATGAGTTAAGGCCGTGTAACGCAAAGAGCCGTGTTTGTTTGACAGGGTTTTTGATTACAGGACTATAACAGTTACCTATAACGTTAGGATACAACATACACAGCCGCCACTAAGTAAGAAACGTAAATATAT contains these protein-coding regions:
- the fbxo15 gene encoding F-box only protein 15 isoform X1 encodes the protein MAASKAVISTVRAVRTSKRADKSSPASTHNFIERLPSEILIKILSYLDASDLFSISHINKLFFQLANDNSLWNKIYITEFGRNKRQKPKCIDELLLKMATVEVKDQVAGYWKQLFFKTVASCDMNIWKRQVGLVSHHSGLSSQTERVLKNLHITWELTVTDKSGHEGTLELSWSQFFEKSLTLCWSGGGSLPNLQQISTLQLHGVRRIALSCPGLKKPGRRSLMAKLDMQTLTEDMQVIGQDRLVELKLLQPGIVIGIWRGQCSVAFVMFTLHFHRLVERSIQGSSACPYVEPLVKAPFDDIDPEYGLHGYQLHMVLHNTVCDFMSACFSQLFCRRTQIHDGLIQLTAISKRNVFQHTPLTGNITLPWRCEALQGEVENCCIMSLTLLDEFRKPFWCFSCPVSIVLQKTVFCDFDGEHYLIQHQDSDGQVKMEFVWMEQQKQFVLVSLVVYVTTCKVNKHFGRDY
- the fbxo15 gene encoding F-box only protein 15 isoform X2 is translated as MAASKAVISTVRAVRTSKRADKSSPASTHNFIERLPSEILIKILSYLDASDLFSISHINKLFFQLANDKNLHITWELTVTDKSGHEGTLELSWSQFFEKSLTLCWSGGGSLPNLQQISTLQLHGVRRIALSCPGLKKPGRRSLMAKLDMQTLTEDMQVIGQDRLVELKLLQPGIVIGIWRGQCSVAFVMFTLHFHRLVERSIQGSSACPYVEPLVKAPFDDIDPEYGLHGYQLHMVLHNTVCDFMSACFSQLFCRRTQIHDGLIQLTAISKRNVFQHTPLTGNITLPWRCEALQGEVENCCIMSLTLLDEFRKPFWCFSCPVSIVLQKTVFCDFDGEHYLIQHQDSDGQVKMEFVWMEQQKQFVLVSLVVYVTTCKVNKHFGRDY